The nucleotide window AGCTTCTCGGCGTACTCCATCACCAGCCGGGTGCCGTCCACCGCGATCTCCCGGACCTGGTCGCGGGTGCCGCGGAAGACCACCCGGCGGAAGACCGGCGCGGTGGCGTTGTACAGGTGCACGGTGGCCCGCCGGGCGCCGCGCAGCGACTCCACGGTGCGCTCGATCAGCTCCTCGCGGGCCTGGGTGAGGACGGAGATCGTCACGTCCTCGGGGATGGCGTCCTCCTCGATGATCGACCGTACGAAGTCGAAGTCGGTCTGGCCGGAGGAGGGGAAGCCGACCTCGATCTCCTTGTAGCCCATGCGCACCAGCAGGTCGAACATGGCGCGCTTGCGGGCCGGGGACATCGGGTCGATCAGGGCCTGGTTGCCGTCCCGCAGGTCGGTGGAGAGCCAGCGGGGGGCCTTGGTGATGCGCCGGTCGGGCCAGGTGCGGTCGGGCAGCTCGACGGCCTCGAAGGGGCGGTACTTGTGGATCGGCATGCCGGACGGGCGCTGCCGGACGGTCGCCGCGGTGACGGGCGTGGCGGGCCGGACGGAGTGCTGCTGGGGCTGCGACATGTGCGGGGTGCTCCTCGGGTGTCCGCTGGGGTGGCCGACGGGAGAATCACCGCAACACCGAACTCCGCGGGGAGGGGGTCGGCCTCGACTACAGACCCTCGCCGCGGCAGCTAAGGAGAAGCAGCCCGAAAAGCATGGTGCGGGGAGCCTAGCCGACGGGTCCGCGACCACGCAGCCGCGGCCCGTTTCCTCTCAGTATGCAAGACGCCCGGACAGGACGCACGAAGCGGAAGCTTCCCTCCCAATCGCGGGCATATTGCACTCCTTTTCGGGAATTCCGACTGCGGGCAGTGACATTCCGACAACGGAGTGCGACATTGCCCTTATGACGCGCTCAACCTCCGCCTTCTGCACCATCGTCCCGCCGCACCTGCTCGAACAGCTCGCCCGCCACGCCGACCCCGAGGTCCACCGCCCCGCCCAGTACACCCTGGAGGTGGACGCCGGCCACCGCACCCGCCGCCACGTTCTCACCACCCGCCCCGCAAGCGCCGCGGCGGAGGGCGTGGCCCCGCAGGCCACCGCCGCCGACCACCCGGAACGCACCGTCTACGACGCCCACCACGAGCAGTCGCTCCCCGGCGACAAGGTCCGCGGCGAGGGCGCCCAGGCCAGCGGAGACCAGGCGGTCAACCACGCCTACGACGGCCTCGGCGCCACCTTCGACCTGTACCTGAAGGCGTACGGCCGCCACTCCATCGACGGCAAGGGGCTGCCGCTCAACGCCAGCGTCCACTACGGCAAGGGGTACAACAACGCCTTCTGGAACGGCGAGCAGATGGTCTTCGGGGACGGCGACGGCCGGATCTTCCACGACTTCACCGGCTCGGTGGACGTCATCGGCCACGAACTGACCCACGGCGTCACCCAGCACAGCGCCAACCTCGTCTACCTCGGCCAGTCCGGGGCGCTCAACGAGTCGATCTCCGACGTCTTCGGCTCCGTCATCAAGCAGTACGCGCTGCGCCAGACCGTCGACCAGGCCGACTGGCTGATCGGCGCCAACCTGCTCGCGCCCGGCGTCCATGGGCAGGCGCTGCGCTCGATGAAGGCCCCGGGCACCGCCTACGACGACCCCAAGCTCGGCAAGGACCCGCAGCCGGCCACCATGGCGGGTTACGTCCACACCTGGCAGGACAACGGCGGGGTGCACATCAACTCGGGCATCCCCAACCACGCGTTCTACCTGGCGGCCACCGCGATCGGCGGCCACTCCTGGGAGAAGGCCGGGCTCATCTGGTACCTGGCGCTCACCGGCGGCAAGCTGACGCCCATCGCCGACTTCGCCGCCTTCGCCCGGCTGACCGCCACGGTGGCCAAGGAGAAGTTCGGCGACGGGGCCGAGCACCGCGCGGTGGTGGACGCCTGGACCAAGGTCGGGGTGCGGATCACCGGCGCCTCCGCCGCGGTCCCGCAGCAGTCCGGGCCCGCGCTGGATGAGCCGTCGCCGCACGGGTAGACGTCCCCCATGCGGATAGCGGTCACCCGAAGCGGCGGATTCACCGGCATCACCCGCAAGGCGGAGCTGGACACCGACGGCCGGGCCGACGCGCCCCGGCTGGAGGCGCTCGCCCGCGAGGTGCTCACGCGGGGGCGTCCGGCCCCGCCCGACGGCGTCCCGGACGGCTTCACGTACTCGATCACGGTGGACGACCGGACGGTCTACGCCGCCGACCCCGGGCTCACCGACACGGAACGGGAGCTGGTCCAGGAGGTGCTGCGGGAAGGGGCGTGAGCACCGGCCCCGCCCCCGTCCCGTCCCCGGCGGTCAGAAGCCCAGCTTGCGCAGCTGCTTGGGGTCGCGCTGCCAGTCCTTGGCCACCTTCACGTGCAGGTCGAGGAAGACCGGCGTGCCCAGCAGCGCCTCGATGTGCTTGCGGGAGCGGGTGCCGACCTCCTTGAGCCGGGCGCCCTTGGGGCCGATGATGATCCCCTTCTGGCTGGGGCGCTCGATGTAGAGGTTGGCGTGCACGTCCAGCAGCGGCCGGTCGGCCGGGCGGCCCTCGCGGGGCAGCATCTCCTCGACCACCACCGCGATGGAGTGCGGCAGTTCGTCACGGACGCCCTCCAGCGCCGCCTCCCGGATCAGCTCGGCCACCATGACCTGCTCCGGCTCGTCGGTCAGGTCGCCCTCCGGGTAGAGCGCGGGCCCTTCCGGCAGCAGCGGTACGAGCAGATCGGCCAGCAGCTCGACCTGCTTGCCGCCGACTGCCGACACCGGGATGATCTCGGCCCACTCGATGCCCAGTTCCCGGCCGAGCTGGTCGATGGCGATCAGCTGCTCGGCGAGGCGCTCGGAGTCGACCAGGTCGGTCTTGGTGACCACCGCCACCTTGGGGGTCTTCTTGATCCCCGCCAGCTCCTTGGCGATGTACCGGTCACCCGGCCCGAGCTTCTGGTCGGCCGGCAGGCAGAAGCCGATCACGTCCACCTCGGCCCAGGTGGCGCGCACCACGTCGTTGAGGCGTTCGCCGAGCAGGGTGCGCGGCTTGTGCAGCCCGGGGGTGTCGACCAGGACGAGCTGGGCGTCGGGGCGGTGCACGATGCCGCGCACGGTGTGCCGGGTGGTCTGCGGGCGGTTGGAGGTGATCGCGACCTTCGTCCCCACCAAAGCGTTGGTCAGGGTCGACTTGCCCGCGTTGGGACGGCCGACGAAGCACGCGAAGCCGGCCCGGAAGCCGCCCTGCCCGGTGGCGGAGGAAGGAGAACTCATGTCGCCCATTGTCCCTGATCGGCGAGGATGCTCCCCCACCGTCTCGCGCCGCTCAGGTGTGGGTGACGGAACGGATCTCGCCGGCCGGGTCGGCGAGGAAGACCGGGGTGCCGGGGCCGCCGAGGTCGCGGACGGCGGCGAGGTCGGCCTCGGCCGGGGCGTCCGGGCCCGGGGCGGACACCACGGCCGCCGCCTCCAGCGACATCGCCCCGCTGGCCACCGCCATCGCCACCGCCGTCCGCAACGCGCTCAGCTCCAGGCTGGCCAGCGCCACGGTGCCGGCCACGTAGGTGCGGCCGGTCTCGTCCCGTACCGCGGCGCCCTCGGGGACGCCGTTGCGGGCCCGGGCCGAGCGGGCGAGGGTGATGATCTTGCGGTCTTCGGGGTCCACGGAGGCGGCATCGCTCATGGCCGGGAGCATAGCGAGCCGGTCACCCGCCGTTGGAGGTGAGCCGCCGGGCGGCGGCCCGTACCGCGGCGCGGAACGCGGTGTCGTCCGCCCCGGCCCGGTAGCGGTCGACCACGGTGGCCACCGCGCCGCCCTGGCGGACGGTGGCCAGCCGGTAGCGGGTGACCGAGGCGCCCTGGCCGATGTCGACCTGGTAGCCGATGGAGTCGTCGCCGTACCGGGCGGCGTCCCGCAGACGTTCGGAGTGGATCTGGACGGCGT belongs to Streptantibioticus cattleyicolor NRRL 8057 = DSM 46488 and includes:
- a CDS encoding M4 family metallopeptidase; translated protein: MTRSTSAFCTIVPPHLLEQLARHADPEVHRPAQYTLEVDAGHRTRRHVLTTRPASAAAEGVAPQATAADHPERTVYDAHHEQSLPGDKVRGEGAQASGDQAVNHAYDGLGATFDLYLKAYGRHSIDGKGLPLNASVHYGKGYNNAFWNGEQMVFGDGDGRIFHDFTGSVDVIGHELTHGVTQHSANLVYLGQSGALNESISDVFGSVIKQYALRQTVDQADWLIGANLLAPGVHGQALRSMKAPGTAYDDPKLGKDPQPATMAGYVHTWQDNGGVHINSGIPNHAFYLAATAIGGHSWEKAGLIWYLALTGGKLTPIADFAAFARLTATVAKEKFGDGAEHRAVVDAWTKVGVRITGASAAVPQQSGPALDEPSPHG
- a CDS encoding protealysin inhibitor emfourin, which codes for MRIAVTRSGGFTGITRKAELDTDGRADAPRLEALAREVLTRGRPAPPDGVPDGFTYSITVDDRTVYAADPGLTDTERELVQEVLREGA
- the era gene encoding GTPase Era — its product is MSSPSSATGQGGFRAGFACFVGRPNAGKSTLTNALVGTKVAITSNRPQTTRHTVRGIVHRPDAQLVLVDTPGLHKPRTLLGERLNDVVRATWAEVDVIGFCLPADQKLGPGDRYIAKELAGIKKTPKVAVVTKTDLVDSERLAEQLIAIDQLGRELGIEWAEIIPVSAVGGKQVELLADLLVPLLPEGPALYPEGDLTDEPEQVMVAELIREAALEGVRDELPHSIAVVVEEMLPREGRPADRPLLDVHANLYIERPSQKGIIIGPKGARLKEVGTRSRKHIEALLGTPVFLDLHVKVAKDWQRDPKQLRKLGF
- a CDS encoding cytidine/deoxycytidylate deaminase family protein — protein: MLPAMSDAASVDPEDRKIITLARSARARNGVPEGAAVRDETGRTYVAGTVALASLELSALRTAVAMAVASGAMSLEAAAVVSAPGPDAPAEADLAAVRDLGGPGTPVFLADPAGEIRSVTHT